A stretch of the Candidatus Kapaibacterium sp. genome encodes the following:
- a CDS encoding BsuPI-related putative proteinase inhibitor, with protein MKSIVYLTIVIAFSLAMMNCSSSKSAGNSSAEPLTLLPSVKEQTSDFVTFAVKAVRNRIVDGEYLPSSEDIRIYISDSNGKQVWNSDYNMNFTMAIGDVRPKKVGDTHEYTAVWNKKDNDGKRMQPGVYNARMVIPAQPNNYSVNFAFSMD; from the coding sequence ATGAAAAGTATAGTATATCTGACAATCGTAATAGCATTTTCGTTGGCAATGATGAATTGTTCCAGTTCTAAAAGCGCCGGCAACAGTTCTGCTGAACCACTGACATTATTACCTTCAGTAAAAGAACAAACTTCTGATTTTGTTACTTTTGCTGTAAAAGCAGTGCGGAATCGAATTGTAGATGGTGAATATTTACCAAGTTCGGAGGATATAAGAATCTATATCAGCGATTCAAATGGCAAACAAGTTTGGAATTCAGATTATAATATGAATTTCACTATGGCTATCGGTGATGTGAGACCCAAAAAAGTCGGTGACACACACGAATATACCGCAGTCTGGAACAAAAAAGACAATGACGGAAAACGCATGCAACCGGGTGTTTACAATGCGAGAATGGTAATTCCTGCTCAACCAAACAACTATTCGGTCAATTTCGCTTTCAGTATGGATTAG